A part of Chitinivibrio alkaliphilus ACht1 genomic DNA contains:
- a CDS encoding FliA/WhiG family RNA polymerase sigma factor → MAELAHLWKQYKEHNSKVAMDKLLMEYASLVKYIAGRMAYTLPPSVDKGDLEGAGVMGLIKAVETFDITRDIKFETYASHKIRGAILDELRALDWVPRSVRKKNRDLQRVYAHLTEDLGRAPYDDEVCEHLGISPKEYKKLLSEIAPTTILSLEEALPRRGGDSKDLKLIDTIEDVDADNPLSVLGYKEVKRILKESIQALPEKEKLVVALYHFEELTLKEIGVVLNISESRVSQIHSKTILKLRSQILTRMEQ, encoded by the coding sequence CTTCTTATGGAGTATGCCTCTCTTGTGAAATACATCGCTGGAAGAATGGCCTACACCCTTCCCCCCAGTGTTGATAAGGGTGATTTAGAGGGAGCTGGTGTCATGGGGCTTATCAAGGCGGTGGAAACCTTTGATATTACACGGGATATTAAGTTTGAAACCTATGCCAGTCATAAAATCCGCGGGGCAATTTTAGACGAGCTTCGGGCTCTTGATTGGGTTCCTCGATCGGTACGAAAAAAGAATCGAGACTTGCAGCGAGTGTATGCTCACTTGACAGAAGATCTCGGGCGCGCGCCCTATGATGATGAGGTGTGCGAGCACTTGGGTATCTCCCCAAAGGAGTATAAGAAACTTCTTTCTGAAATAGCTCCTACAACAATCTTATCTTTGGAAGAGGCTCTCCCGCGGCGTGGGGGCGATTCAAAAGATCTTAAGCTGATAGACACCATTGAAGATGTTGATGCTGATAATCCCTTGAGCGTACTCGGGTATAAAGAGGTAAAACGGATACTGAAAGAGTCGATTCAAGCCCTACCGGAAAAGGAAAAACTGGTGGTCGCCCTCTATCACTTTGAAGAACTTACCCTAAAAGAGATAGGGGTTGTTTTGAATATTTCGGAGTCGCGGGTGAGTCAAATACACTCAAAAACAATTTTGAAATTGCGTTCTCAAATACTCACTCGTATGGAGCAATAA
- a CDS encoding HDOD domain-containing protein, protein MSKRTSKLTYIASRISTIPTLPTVISKMLEMVDNPRTDARRLARVISNDQSLTARILKTANSAFYGFSREISTVDTAIIVMGFNAVKEMGLSLSVFDAFKNMGTVESFNVNRYWEHSVAVAISSKIIARRLLLPKSEELFVAGLLHDIGKMVFAQYLPDDFNTVVAQQKQASCSFHEAERHVMDITHAGIGGLIAHRWHLPERIEHSIRYHHYHGIDTPHCLEGIITDFADLLAHRAGVCNEGHRKEMDISPHISHAFEERGVILDDSFVDSCIEEMFLELDSTEFLEIFVPD, encoded by the coding sequence ATGTCAAAACGTACTTCTAAGCTCACCTATATTGCATCTCGTATTAGTACAATTCCCACCCTCCCTACGGTTATCTCCAAGATGCTTGAAATGGTAGATAATCCCCGTACGGATGCGCGGAGGCTTGCGCGGGTTATTTCAAATGACCAGTCTCTTACGGCGCGTATCCTCAAAACCGCAAATTCTGCTTTCTATGGATTTTCCCGTGAGATTTCAACCGTTGATACGGCAATTATTGTTATGGGGTTTAATGCCGTTAAGGAAATGGGGCTTTCCCTTTCTGTGTTTGACGCCTTTAAAAACATGGGAACCGTAGAGTCTTTTAATGTAAATCGGTATTGGGAGCACAGTGTTGCCGTGGCAATTAGTTCTAAAATTATTGCGCGGCGACTTTTGTTACCCAAGTCTGAGGAGCTTTTTGTTGCTGGACTTCTCCATGATATTGGAAAAATGGTCTTTGCGCAGTACCTTCCTGATGATTTTAACACTGTTGTGGCTCAGCAGAAACAAGCAAGTTGCAGTTTTCATGAAGCTGAGCGTCATGTTATGGATATCACCCATGCGGGTATTGGCGGGCTTATCGCCCATCGCTGGCACCTTCCAGAGCGCATTGAGCATTCCATACGGTACCACCATTATCACGGAATAGATACGCCCCATTGTCTTGAAGGTATTATTACGGACTTTGCCGATCTTCTTGCACACCGCGCTGGAGTATGTAACGAAGGACATAGAAAAGAGATGGATATTTCTCCGCATATCTCGCACGCCTTTGAAGAACGGGGTGTTATCCTTGATGATTCCTTTGTTGATTCCTGTATCGAAGAAATGTTTCTGGAGTTAGATAGTACAGAGTTCCTTGAGATATTTGTTCCAGATTAA
- a CDS encoding FKBP-type peptidyl-prolyl cis-trans isomerase — protein sequence MKSVIWIVVVVLAFVVGMFLPTDFAGFEGAQGDAALSEESLAESLPAVEALEGDTEKFSYAVGYSFGRGLQDIRERVDQMVLFSALLSGIQGDEPLMTPQDVQAIQQKVMMEMQQEQQAAQSQRAEEGKEFLSHNKRQEGVVETESGLQYKVVSEGDGPRVSADDKVQVHYVGTLIDGDVFDSSRDRGTPATFNLDQVIPGWSEGIQLMNVGATYTFYIPADLAYGERGAPPTIGPNEVLIFEVELLDIVEE from the coding sequence ATGAAAAGTGTTATCTGGATTGTTGTCGTAGTGCTTGCCTTTGTTGTGGGCATGTTCCTTCCCACTGATTTTGCTGGTTTCGAAGGAGCTCAGGGAGACGCTGCTCTCTCGGAGGAGTCCCTTGCAGAATCCCTTCCTGCCGTGGAGGCCCTTGAGGGTGATACGGAGAAGTTTTCCTATGCGGTTGGGTACAGCTTTGGCCGTGGGTTGCAGGATATTCGCGAACGAGTAGACCAGATGGTACTTTTTTCTGCCTTGCTTTCAGGCATTCAAGGTGACGAGCCTCTTATGACGCCACAGGATGTACAGGCTATTCAACAAAAAGTTATGATGGAAATGCAGCAGGAACAGCAGGCAGCCCAGTCTCAGCGTGCAGAAGAAGGGAAAGAATTCCTCAGTCATAATAAGCGTCAAGAGGGAGTGGTAGAAACAGAGTCGGGGTTACAGTATAAGGTTGTTTCAGAAGGTGACGGCCCCCGTGTTTCCGCTGATGATAAGGTGCAAGTGCATTATGTCGGAACCTTGATTGACGGTGATGTTTTTGATAGCTCTCGTGATCGCGGAACCCCTGCGACATTTAATCTTGACCAAGTAATACCCGGGTGGTCAGAGGGTATCCAATTGATGAATGTTGGTGCAACATACACCTTTTATATTCCGGCAGACCTTGCGTATGGAGAGCGTGGAGCTCCTCCAACAATTGGTCCCAATGAAGTATTAATTTTTGAAGTTGAACTGCTTGATATCGTTGAGGAGTAA
- a CDS encoding FKBP-type peptidyl-prolyl cis-trans isomerase N-terminal domain-containing protein — protein sequence MSFRSKTYSFVLSLLVLSFSVSAVTVERVDGLENDTERFSYSIGYNFGRGLEQLVDHVNPSILFASLVSGTQGENPKLSPEEAQEIQQQVISSVQQEQEAGEADRSTGSIVDNYAGKDNVLGSMSDLSSETGRFSYAVGYSFGRGLEQVQDYIDIDFLISSLAAGMDGEDELMSEEEAQEIQQKVMMEIQQQQPAQPQQPQQPAPVQ from the coding sequence ATGTCGTTCAGATCCAAAACCTATTCCTTTGTACTCTCTCTTCTTGTTCTCTCTTTTTCGGTATCAGCTGTTACTGTTGAGAGAGTTGACGGTCTTGAGAATGATACGGAGCGTTTTTCCTACTCCATCGGGTACAATTTCGGGAGAGGACTTGAACAACTGGTTGACCATGTAAATCCATCGATTTTATTTGCCTCTCTTGTTTCCGGTACACAGGGAGAAAATCCAAAGCTTTCTCCTGAAGAAGCTCAGGAAATTCAGCAGCAGGTTATTTCTTCAGTACAGCAAGAGCAAGAAGCCGGTGAGGCCGATCGTTCCACAGGAAGCATTGTAGACAACTATGCCGGTAAGGATAATGTCTTAGGTTCTATGTCAGATCTCTCCAGTGAGACAGGTCGTTTTAGCTATGCCGTGGGATACAGTTTTGGTCGTGGCTTAGAACAGGTACAAGACTACATCGATATTGATTTTCTTATCTCTTCTCTTGCCGCAGGTATGGACGGTGAAGATGAGCTTATGAGCGAAGAAGAAGCTCAGGAGATTCAGCAGAAGGTGATGATGGAGATTCAGCAGCAACAGCCTGCGCAGCCGCAGCAACCACAGCAACCGGCTCCTGTGCAATAA